Proteins encoded within one genomic window of Deltaproteobacteria bacterium:
- a CDS encoding spore maturation protein yields the protein MKTIQLISQLIIPLFILLVVGYGLVKKVRVYDSFVAGAKDGITVVIKIFPYLLAIFVAVKSFQASGAFAFTKDLFHGILLALNIPLEVISIAIIKPLSGSASIGVFTDIIKTTGPDSLASRMAAVIMGSAETTFYILAVYLGAVGIKKTRYLVPVCVLADIVGILIAISIVKIFF from the coding sequence ATGAAGACGATTCAGCTCATCTCCCAGCTCATCATTCCCCTTTTCATCCTGTTGGTCGTTGGATACGGGTTGGTCAAAAAGGTAAGGGTGTACGATTCTTTCGTAGCGGGCGCCAAAGACGGGATAACCGTGGTGATAAAAATTTTCCCCTATCTCCTGGCGATCTTTGTCGCGGTTAAATCCTTTCAGGCCTCCGGGGCATTTGCTTTTACCAAAGATTTGTTCCACGGCATCCTGCTGGCCCTCAACATCCCGCTCGAAGTGATTTCCATCGCCATCATCAAGCCATTATCCGGAAGCGCATCGATTGGCGTGTTTACCGACATCATAAAAACGACCGGGCCGGACTCTCTGGCCAGCCGGATGGCGGCGGTCATCATGGGGAGTGCCGAGACGACCTTTTATATTTTGGCCGTCTATCTGGGAGCCGTGGGCATCAAAAAAACCCGGTACTTAGTTCCGGTGTGCGTCCTTGCCGACATCGTCGGTATTCTCATTGCCATAAGCATTGTAAAAATCTTTTTTTAA